From the Pseudarthrobacter sp. MM222 genome, one window contains:
- a CDS encoding MarR family winged helix-turn-helix transcriptional regulator, which yields MLQEFSLETNRYVDAAGGRNNMHRTDLTALSVIMTHTARNQIVTPGVLRKELNLSSPATTALIDRLHGSGHVVRERQGTDRRQVQLRMTPKAYRDGGAMFLPLARQMGAAMAEFTPEELEIATRFLTSMIEATIRAGREAAAAPPSDAAAV from the coding sequence CTGCTCCAGGAGTTCAGCCTCGAAACCAACCGCTACGTGGATGCTGCCGGCGGCCGCAACAACATGCACCGGACCGACCTGACTGCGCTGTCGGTGATCATGACGCACACAGCGAGAAACCAGATCGTCACGCCGGGGGTGCTCCGCAAGGAACTCAATCTCAGCTCGCCGGCCACGACTGCGCTGATCGACCGGTTGCACGGCTCCGGCCACGTCGTCCGGGAACGCCAGGGGACGGACCGCCGTCAGGTGCAGTTGCGGATGACGCCGAAGGCGTACCGCGACGGCGGCGCCATGTTCCTCCCGCTCGCCCGCCAGATGGGAGCGGCCATGGCAGAGTTCACTCCCGAGGAACTCGAGATCGCCACCCGGTTCCTGACCTCGATGATTGAGGCAACGATCAGGGCCGGGCGGGAGGCGGCGGCAGCACCGCCGTCGGACGCTGCCGCCGTTTGA
- a CDS encoding dihydrofolate reductase family protein, which yields MRKLTAGLFCSVDGVVEDPFLWQFDSFDEELGAGMGEMMGRIDTALLGRVGYQQWAEYWPKAESDGDFAGFINPLPKFVASRTLAGELEWQNSRLIQGPLEDFVAGLKNGDGGEIGIFSSISLVHQMLFAGLLDTLMLIVHPVIAGSGRRLFNDGDPLTRLELQSSQQTSKGNMILSYSRRGE from the coding sequence ATGCGCAAATTGACGGCCGGACTTTTCTGCTCTGTGGACGGCGTGGTTGAAGACCCGTTCCTGTGGCAATTCGACAGCTTCGACGAAGAGCTGGGCGCCGGAATGGGCGAGATGATGGGCCGGATCGACACCGCGCTCCTGGGCCGCGTCGGGTACCAGCAGTGGGCAGAGTACTGGCCGAAGGCCGAGAGCGACGGCGACTTCGCGGGGTTCATCAATCCGCTGCCGAAGTTTGTCGCGTCCCGGACCCTGGCCGGAGAGCTCGAGTGGCAGAATTCGCGTCTGATCCAGGGCCCGCTGGAGGACTTCGTAGCGGGCCTGAAGAACGGCGACGGCGGCGAAATAGGGATCTTCAGCAGCATTTCGCTGGTCCACCAGATGCTGTTCGCCGGGCTGCTCGACACCTTGATGCTGATTGTCCATCCCGTGATCGCGGGCAGTGGGCGGCGGCTGTTCAACGACGGCGATCCCCTCACCCGGCTGGAGCTGCAGTCATCCCAGCAGACCAGCAAAGGCAACATGATTCTCAGCTACAGCCGTCGCGGCG
- a CDS encoding class I SAM-dependent methyltransferase translates to MSAQQPDDVYSHGHHESVVRAHASRTAENSAAFVVPYLTPGVSVLDVGCGPGSITCDFAALVAPGQVTGLDRSPDVITHATALAAERGVTNVEFAAGNIYDLDFEDETFDVVHAHQVLQHLTDPVAALREMRRVARPGGIVAVRDADFHGMSWYPAIPELDEWMELYQRIARRNGAEPDAGRRLVSWAQSAGFTDVAPTSSNWLYATGQQRRWQARVWGERVLHSAFADQALEYGFATAAELARISAGWHRWGSTDDGWFLIPNGEVIARA, encoded by the coding sequence ATGAGTGCACAGCAGCCGGACGATGTGTATAGCCACGGCCACCACGAATCGGTGGTCCGCGCCCACGCCTCACGGACGGCGGAGAACTCCGCTGCGTTCGTGGTCCCATACCTTACGCCCGGCGTATCGGTCCTCGACGTCGGCTGCGGGCCCGGCAGCATCACCTGCGATTTTGCGGCCTTGGTCGCTCCCGGCCAGGTCACCGGGCTGGACCGTTCCCCCGACGTCATCACCCATGCCACTGCTCTCGCCGCGGAGCGCGGTGTGACCAATGTGGAATTCGCGGCCGGCAATATCTACGATCTGGACTTTGAGGATGAGACGTTCGACGTCGTCCACGCGCACCAGGTGCTGCAGCACCTCACCGATCCGGTGGCCGCACTGCGGGAAATGCGCCGGGTGGCCCGGCCGGGCGGAATCGTCGCGGTCCGCGATGCGGACTTCCACGGCATGAGCTGGTATCCGGCCATCCCGGAGCTCGATGAGTGGATGGAGCTTTACCAGCGGATCGCCCGCCGGAACGGTGCGGAGCCCGACGCAGGCCGCCGCTTGGTCTCCTGGGCGCAGTCCGCCGGGTTCACCGACGTCGCACCAACCAGCAGCAACTGGTTGTACGCCACAGGCCAGCAGCGGCGGTGGCAGGCCCGCGTGTGGGGTGAGCGGGTGCTGCACTCGGCCTTCGCGGACCAAGCCCTCGAGTACGGCTTCGCCACGGCCGCCGAACTGGCCCGGATCTCCGCGGGCTGGCACCGTTGGGGCTCCACCGACGACGGCTGGTTCCTCATCCCCAACGGCGAGGTCATCGCCCGCGCCTGA